Proteins found in one Zea mays cultivar B73 chromosome 1, Zm-B73-REFERENCE-NAM-5.0, whole genome shotgun sequence genomic segment:
- the LOC103643076 gene encoding la-related protein 6B, whose amino-acid sequence MAQDDIPESSASGSPTSSTPAARLNAAAPEFTPRSAAQHHGNNAHRRGPHHHHQPHHHPHYHPHQHYQPRHQHHQAQAEDEGSAAATAEDREGPAGAVQPQHRLPEPEARKLVKQVEFYFSDINLATTEHLMKFIAKDPDGFVPISVVASFRKIREIVYDRSLLVAALRTSSELVVSEDGKHVKRLQPFNAEEVQSRIVVAENLPEDQKHQTLMKIFSAVGNVKSIRTCYPQDISPAAANRTSRIEMIFANKLHSFVEYSTVEDAEKAVAEFGGGGNWREGIRVRSLLGCLKHGLGQGRKGGDEEYAADEDGPDTTDHPRDFGTDVTAQISEAHFDHQAEDGTHDKGGMRQQGRGRGRGGRGRGRGQHYGHNSRDGHHPIGTPPSEHPAVPKPPPGPRMPDGTKGFTMGRGKPLSITIDAAANPTTTDAA is encoded by the exons ATGGCGCAGGACGACATCCCGGAGTCCTCCGCCTCCGGATCCCCCACCTCCTCCACCCCGGCGGCTCGCCTCAACGCCGCCGCGCCCGAGTTTACCCCCCGATCCGCCGCCCAGCACCACGGCAACAACGCCCATCGCCGCGGCCCGCACCACCACCATCAGCCGCACCACCACCCCCACTACCACCCTCACCAGCACTACCAGCCGCGGCACCAGCACCATCAGGCCCAGGCCGAGGAtgaggggagcgccgccgcgacgGCGGAGGATAGGGAGGGCCCCGCTGGTGCGGTGCAGCCGCAGCACCGGCTGCCCGAACCCGAGGCCCGCAAGCTCGTCAAGCAG GTTGAATTTTACTTCAGCGATATCAATTTGGCCACAACTGAACATCTGATGAAGTTCATCGCTAAGGATCCAGATGGATTTG TGCCAATTTCTGTAGTTGCATCTTTTAGGAAGATCCGAGAGATAGTTTATGATAGATCCTTGTTGGTTGCTGCATTACGCACGTCATCTGAGCTG GTTGTTTCAGAGGATGGGAAACATGTTAAACGCTTACAGCCCTTCAATGCCGAAGAAGTTCAG TCTCGTATTGTTGTTGCTGAAAATTTACCTGAGGATCAAAAGCATCAGACTCTGATGAAGATTTTCTCAGCTGTTGGGAA TGTGAAATCTATACGTACCTGTTATCCACAAGATATTTCTCCAGCAGCAGCTAACAGAACATCAAGGATTGAGATGATTTTTGCTAATAAG CTTCATTCTTTTGTGGAGTATTCAACTGTTGAAGATGCTGAAAAAGCA GTTGCTGAATTCGGTGGTGGGGGAAACTGGAGAGAGGGGATTAGAGTTCGTTCACTGCTTGGATGTCTG AAACATGGGTTAGGTCAAGGAAGAAAAGGTGGGGATGAGGAGTATGCTGCAGATGAAGATGGCCCTGACACAACTGATCATCCACGAGACTTTGGAACAGATGTTACTGCCCAAATCTCAGAAGCACATTTCGATCACCAG GCCGAAGATGGCACCCATGACAAGGGTGGAATGAGGcagcaggggagagggagaggccgTGGAGGTAGAGGCAGAGGCCGTGGTCAGCATTATGGCCACAACAGCCGAGATGGCCACCATCCAATTGGCACTCCCCCGTCAGAGCATCCAGCTGTGCCGAAGCCGCCCCCGGGCCCCCGCATGCCGGATGGCACAAAAGGGTTCACCATGGGCCGAGGGAAGCCGCTCAGCATTACCATTGATGCTGCGGCTAACCCTACCACCACGGATGCTGCTTAG